One genomic window of Streptococcus mitis includes the following:
- a CDS encoding DUF624 domain-containing protein — translation MQKLFSLDGKVVRILTFLTDLIILNTLFIVSCIPIVTIGASLTSLTTMWYRILKGKDTDIAYHYFRIFRRNFKQSTFIWLFILLIELLLYVNYCLWGYSSLFSEYSLLLVLPFLFVIILLMSVIFPYIGLFKDNLKNSIVNSVLICILNPIQAIMLVLFNISVLYMSFSSPERVLTAIYVFTFGGFAFCGLMNVTITNKMFDKVKKFTKRRTTN, via the coding sequence ATGCAAAAATTATTTTCATTAGATGGAAAAGTGGTTAGAATTTTAACTTTTTTGACAGATTTAATTATTTTAAATACTCTATTTATTGTTAGTTGTATTCCAATAGTTACAATTGGGGCATCATTAACTTCTCTTACGACAATGTGGTATCGTATTTTAAAAGGTAAAGATACCGATATTGCTTATCATTATTTTCGGATCTTTAGACGAAATTTTAAACAGTCAACTTTTATTTGGTTGTTTATCCTCCTAATAGAATTACTTTTATATGTGAACTATTGTCTTTGGGGCTATTCAAGTTTATTTTCAGAGTATAGTTTATTGTTAGTGTTGCCCTTTTTATTTGTTATAATACTTTTGATGAGTGTTATTTTTCCCTATATTGGTCTATTTAAAGATAATCTAAAAAATAGTATTGTAAATAGCGTATTAATTTGTATTTTAAATCCAATACAAGCTATCATGTTGGTTTTATTTAATATTTCTGTACTGTATATGAGTTTTAGTAGTCCAGAACGAGTTTTAACAGCTATTTACGTATTTACATTTGGGGGATTTGCTTTTTGCGGATTGATGAATGTAACGATAACAAATAAAATGTTTGATAAGGTAAAGAAATTTACTAAAAGGAGGACAACAAATTGA
- a CDS encoding glycoside hydrolase family 31 protein: MKIFKGEFYRISVLTDKLVRLEYSQTGSFEDRTTQLIYNRDFGQVSLNYIETPNVLDIMTDYFHLHFNKGEFNAENLFIELKGNFAVYGSRWYFGESIETLKGTARTLDEADGAISLEDGIISRNGIALLDDSQGFIWDEQSGYIERENQIDLYFFAYGHDYRGAIRDFYHLTGSTPLLPRYALGNWWSRYWPYTSDEYLDLIDRFETEKIPLSIGVLDMDWHITDIPARFGSGWTGYSWNKNLIPNPEQLLQQLHDRKLKLSLNVHPADGIRAYEEAYPRVAKRLGLNVELEEPAIFDFFNPSFREAYFKDVHYELEKQGVDFWWIDWQQGTQGMLDPLWLLNHYHYQDSCKNAEGGLILSRYAGPGSHRYPVGFSGDTIISWNSLRFQPYFTATASNIGYSWWSHDIGGHMLGDYDEELQTRWLQFGVFSPITRLHSSRSPFNSKEPWFFSETTSKIMKKYLCLRHQMIPYLYTMNVQTHEEGAPLISPMYYFYPENDESYNVPNQYFFGTELMVAPIVEKMDLAFQSAKVDVWFPEGEWYDFFSEKKYTGGVKLSVYRDISTIPVFAKSGAIIPLVGSEIDMGVDLPEVVDWYVFPGKQHSFEMIEDQNGQRYKTRLSINWEMGMVELTLQGDSSIVPSNRRHRIHFKGTNVSIIELPNKNDTARFECKDNKRLSLNDEVFRLLKTASLPYELKDRLLNQFINAKNSHELMNILHHQDKELRGRLLEMIFTNEN; the protein is encoded by the coding sequence TTGAAAATTTTTAAGGGAGAGTTTTATCGAATCTCTGTATTAACAGACAAGCTAGTAAGGTTAGAATACTCTCAAACTGGAAGTTTTGAGGATAGAACGACACAACTTATCTATAATAGAGATTTTGGCCAAGTTTCGTTAAATTATATAGAGACACCAAACGTACTAGATATTATGACGGACTATTTTCATCTGCACTTTAATAAAGGAGAATTTAACGCCGAAAATTTATTTATAGAGTTAAAAGGAAATTTTGCCGTATATGGTAGTCGCTGGTATTTTGGTGAATCTATTGAAACGTTAAAAGGAACAGCTCGGACTCTGGATGAGGCAGATGGAGCAATCTCGTTAGAAGATGGAATTATTAGCCGAAATGGTATAGCCTTATTGGATGATTCTCAAGGATTTATTTGGGATGAACAGTCTGGTTATATTGAGAGAGAAAATCAAATTGATCTGTATTTCTTTGCTTATGGGCATGATTATAGAGGAGCAATCAGAGACTTTTACCATTTGACTGGTTCAACACCTTTGTTGCCAAGATATGCTTTAGGTAATTGGTGGAGTAGGTATTGGCCTTATACGTCGGATGAATACTTGGATTTAATAGACAGATTTGAAACAGAGAAAATTCCATTATCTATTGGTGTTTTAGATATGGATTGGCATATAACTGACATTCCAGCACGTTTTGGAAGTGGGTGGACAGGATATAGTTGGAATAAAAATTTAATACCTAATCCAGAGCAGTTATTGCAACAACTTCATGATAGAAAGTTGAAACTCTCCTTAAATGTCCATCCTGCTGATGGTATACGGGCTTATGAAGAAGCTTATCCTCGAGTCGCCAAACGATTGGGGTTAAATGTAGAATTAGAAGAACCTGCCATTTTTGATTTTTTTAATCCCTCTTTTAGAGAAGCCTACTTTAAAGATGTTCATTATGAGCTAGAAAAGCAGGGAGTAGATTTTTGGTGGATTGACTGGCAACAAGGGACACAAGGTATGCTAGATCCACTATGGCTTTTAAACCATTATCACTATCAGGATAGTTGTAAAAATGCAGAAGGCGGTTTGATTTTATCAAGATATGCAGGTCCTGGTAGTCACCGCTACCCTGTTGGTTTTTCAGGGGATACTATTATTAGTTGGAATTCGTTAAGATTTCAACCTTATTTTACAGCGACAGCATCTAATATCGGTTATAGTTGGTGGAGTCATGATATCGGTGGACACATGCTGGGGGATTATGACGAAGAGCTACAAACTAGATGGCTACAGTTTGGTGTTTTTAGTCCGATTACTCGATTACACAGTTCTAGAAGTCCTTTTAATAGTAAAGAACCTTGGTTTTTTTCAGAAACAACATCTAAGATTATGAAGAAATACCTTTGTTTGAGACATCAGATGATTCCCTATCTATACACTATGAATGTACAGACACACGAGGAAGGTGCCCCATTAATCAGTCCAATGTATTATTTCTACCCAGAGAATGATGAGAGTTATAATGTTCCAAATCAATACTTTTTTGGAACAGAACTGATGGTGGCTCCCATTGTAGAAAAGATGGATTTAGCATTCCAATCTGCAAAAGTAGATGTATGGTTCCCTGAAGGTGAATGGTATGACTTCTTTTCAGAGAAAAAATATACAGGTGGTGTGAAGTTAAGTGTTTATAGAGACATTTCGACGATACCTGTGTTTGCAAAAAGTGGTGCAATCATTCCCTTGGTTGGTTCTGAGATAGATATGGGTGTTGATTTACCTGAAGTTGTAGATTGGTATGTATTCCCAGGCAAACAACATTCTTTTGAAATGATTGAAGATCAAAATGGTCAAAGATATAAAACAAGATTATCAATCAACTGGGAAATGGGGATGGTAGAGTTAACATTACAAGGAGATTCTAGTATCGTTCCAAGCAATAGAAGGCATAGAATTCATTTTAAAGGAACGAATGTGTCTATAATTGAATTGCCAAATAAGAATGATACAGCTAGATTTGAATGTAAAGATAATAAAAGGCTATCCCTAAATGATGAAGTTTTTAGACTACTAAAGACGGCTTCTCTTCCATATGAATTAAAAGATAGATTGTTAAATCAATTCATCAATGCGAAAAATTCTCATGAGTTAATGAATATCTTGCATCATCAGGATAAGGAATTGAGAGGGCGTTTGTTGGAAATGATATTTACTAATGAAAACTAA
- a CDS encoding peptide MFS transporter: protein MWERFSYYGMRAILLYYMYYSVQDGGLGMDKTTAASVMAIYGSLVFLSSVIGGFVSDRILGSRKTVFYGGILIMLGHIALATPFGQVALYLSIALIIFGTGFLKPNISDMVGGIYEKEDDRRDAGFSIFVFGINLGAFVAPYLVGYLGQEVNFHLGFSLAAIGMFFGLVKYVLDGKKYLPESSLYPTDPLSQKEQQTLIKRLLITLVMVVLVVLGLVFTHQFNVDMIVNIFTVIAVIIPIYYFFKILSSHKITATERSRVFAYIPLFIAGVLFWSIEEQGSVVLALFADDQTRLYFNVFGNQIHFPSSFFQSINPLFIMIYVPIFAWLWGKMGKKQPSSSKKFAYGLFAAGLSFLWMMLPGMLFGTDVKVSPFWLIMSWAIVIVGEMLISPIGLSVTTKLAPKSFQAQMMSIWFLSNAAAQAINAQIVKFYTSETEVAYYGIVGGITIVFSIILFFYVPRIEKLMSGIK from the coding sequence ATGTGGGAACGCTTTTCTTACTATGGGATGCGAGCTATCCTACTTTACTATATGTACTATAGTGTGCAAGATGGTGGATTGGGAATGGATAAGACCACAGCTGCATCGGTTATGGCGATTTATGGCTCGCTGGTATTTTTGTCCTCGGTTATCGGTGGTTTTGTCAGTGACCGTATTTTAGGAAGTCGTAAGACTGTCTTTTACGGTGGGATTCTGATTATGCTAGGGCATATTGCTTTGGCAACACCTTTTGGACAAGTGGCTCTCTATCTTTCTATTGCCTTGATTATCTTTGGTACTGGATTTTTAAAACCCAATATCTCAGATATGGTGGGGGGAATTTATGAGAAAGAGGATGATAGACGGGATGCAGGTTTTAGTATCTTTGTCTTTGGTATTAACTTAGGTGCCTTCGTTGCCCCTTATTTAGTAGGTTATCTAGGTCAGGAAGTCAATTTCCATCTAGGTTTCTCATTAGCTGCCATTGGGATGTTCTTTGGTTTGGTGAAGTATGTTTTAGATGGGAAGAAATATCTGCCTGAATCAAGTCTTTACCCCACTGATCCACTTTCACAGAAGGAGCAGCAGACCTTGATTAAACGTTTGCTGATTACACTTGTCATGGTTGTTCTGGTGGTTCTAGGTTTAGTCTTTACTCACCAGTTTAACGTAGATATGATTGTTAATATCTTTACAGTGATTGCTGTAATTATTCCAATCTACTATTTCTTTAAGATTTTATCTAGTCATAAAATAACTGCTACTGAGAGATCCCGAGTGTTTGCCTACATTCCTTTATTTATCGCTGGAGTACTCTTCTGGTCTATTGAGGAGCAGGGTTCTGTTGTTCTCGCTCTATTTGCGGATGATCAAACTCGACTTTACTTTAATGTATTTGGGAATCAGATTCATTTCCCATCTAGCTTTTTCCAAAGTATCAATCCACTTTTCATTATGATTTATGTGCCGATTTTTGCATGGTTGTGGGGGAAAATGGGTAAAAAGCAACCGTCCTCTTCTAAGAAATTTGCTTACGGTTTATTTGCTGCAGGTTTATCCTTCTTGTGGATGATGTTACCAGGGATGCTCTTTGGGACAGATGTTAAGGTCAGTCCTTTCTGGTTGATTATGAGTTGGGCTATTGTGATTGTGGGGGAGATGTTGATTTCGCCTATCGGTCTATCAGTCACTACTAAGCTAGCACCAAAATCCTTCCAAGCACAAATGATGTCTATCTGGTTCTTGAGTAATGCTGCTGCCCAAGCTATCAATGCTCAAATTGTAAAATTTTATACAAGCGAAACTGAAGTCGCTTACTATGGAATTGTTGGAGGAATTACGATTGTATTCAGTATTATCTTATTCTTCTACGTTCCACGTATTGAAAAACTAATGTCTGGTATCAAATAG
- a CDS encoding helix-turn-helix domain-containing protein — MYQPEKLKARRKELKLTQKEIAEQLGISFQAYSAWERGVKEPSKEKVFQLENILKVPKGYFTQIEIVRLYHSLSKQGQEKVVLYARNLSQEEQAQKVTAMPERLYEYRVYERMSAGIGASVYDDQNFDTVYFNEELAHDFASWVSGDSMEPKYQNGSVALIRETGFDYDGAVYAVVCNNQTYIKRVYREENGLRLVSINPTYQDIFISYEEDPRIVGIIVGNFVPMEG; from the coding sequence ATGTATCAGCCAGAAAAATTAAAGGCTCGGAGGAAAGAGTTAAAACTGACACAGAAGGAAATTGCAGAGCAACTTGGGATTAGTTTCCAGGCTTACTCAGCTTGGGAACGTGGAGTCAAGGAACCGTCCAAGGAGAAGGTGTTTCAGCTAGAGAATATTTTAAAAGTACCAAAAGGATATTTTACTCAGATCGAGATTGTCCGTCTCTACCATAGCCTCTCCAAGCAAGGGCAGGAGAAGGTTGTTCTCTATGCTCGCAACCTATCTCAAGAGGAGCAAGCCCAGAAAGTGACAGCTATGCCAGAGCGCCTCTACGAGTACCGTGTTTATGAACGCATGTCAGCAGGGATTGGGGCTTCAGTCTACGATGATCAGAATTTTGATACAGTTTACTTTAATGAGGAGTTGGCTCATGATTTTGCGTCATGGGTGTCTGGGGACTCCATGGAACCTAAATACCAAAATGGTTCAGTGGCTCTGATTCGAGAGACAGGATTTGACTATGACGGGGCGGTTTATGCAGTGGTTTGCAACAACCAGACCTATATCAAACGGGTCTATCGAGAGGAGAATGGATTGCGTCTGGTCTCTATCAATCCTACATACCAGGATATTTTCATCTCCTATGAGGAAGATCCTCGGATTGTTGGCATTATCGTTGGGAATTTTGTGCCGATGGAGGGCTAG
- a CDS encoding Y-family DNA polymerase, which yields MGYFDYSREPKSDIAFVDMKSFYASVECVKRGLHPLKTSLCVMSRADNSTGLILASSPLFKKIFGKSNVGRAYDLPFDIKTRKFSYYNARKQGLPTDSDYVRYIEDWAQVTLIVPPRMDEYIAVNMEIQRIFQNYGSPDDIYPYSIDEGFIDLTSSLNYFIPDKSLSRKDKLDMLSARIQRDIWRQTGIYSTVGMSNANPLLAKLALDNEAKHTPTMRANWSYQDVEEKVWSIPKMTDFWGIGRRMEKRLHALGIFSIKELATSNPDQLKKALGQAGLRLWFHANGIDESNVHKPYKAQSKGLGNSQILPRDYVKLRDIEIILREMAEQVAIRLRRSRKKTTLVSIYLGFSKQEVRSSIHTQMKVEPTNNTAVLTGYVLKLFHNKYTSGAVRSVGVNYSGFVDESFGLISLFDDVDKLEKEERLQTAIDSIREQFGFTSLLRANALEEASRSLARSKLIGGHSAGGLDGLK from the coding sequence ATGGGCTACTTTGATTATTCCAGAGAGCCCAAAAGTGACATTGCTTTTGTCGATATGAAATCCTTTTATGCCAGTGTTGAGTGCGTGAAAAGGGGCTTACATCCGCTGAAAACCTCGCTTTGTGTCATGAGTCGCGCGGATAATTCCACTGGTCTTATCCTAGCCTCCTCTCCCCTGTTTAAGAAGATTTTTGGCAAGTCAAATGTTGGTCGGGCCTATGATTTGCCCTTTGATATCAAAACGCGAAAATTTTCCTACTATAATGCTAGAAAGCAGGGGTTGCCTACTGATTCAGACTATGTTCGCTACATCGAAGATTGGGCTCAAGTGACCTTGATTGTGCCACCTAGGATGGATGAGTACATCGCGGTCAATATGGAAATCCAGCGAATCTTTCAAAACTATGGCAGTCCAGATGATATTTATCCTTACTCTATCGATGAGGGCTTTATTGACCTGACTAGTTCGCTCAACTATTTTATCCCAGATAAGAGTCTCTCTCGCAAAGACAAGCTGGATATGCTTTCTGCTCGTATTCAGAGGGATATTTGGAGGCAGACAGGGATCTACTCTACAGTAGGTATGTCAAATGCCAATCCCTTACTGGCCAAGTTGGCTCTGGATAATGAAGCTAAGCACACTCCGACCATGAGGGCCAACTGGTCTTACCAGGATGTGGAAGAGAAGGTCTGGTCCATTCCCAAGATGACGGATTTTTGGGGGATTGGCAGGCGGATGGAGAAACGCTTGCATGCTCTGGGGATTTTTTCTATCAAGGAATTGGCAACCAGCAATCCCGACCAGCTAAAGAAAGCTCTGGGTCAGGCTGGTCTGCGTTTGTGGTTTCATGCTAATGGAATTGATGAGAGCAATGTTCATAAGCCCTATAAAGCCCAATCCAAGGGCTTGGGGAATTCTCAAATCTTGCCGAGAGACTACGTGAAGCTACGGGATATTGAAATTATTCTCCGAGAAATGGCGGAGCAGGTAGCTATTAGATTGAGAAGGTCTAGAAAGAAAACAACCCTTGTCTCTATCTATCTAGGTTTCTCTAAACAGGAGGTCAGGTCGTCTATTCACACACAAATGAAGGTCGAACCGACCAATAATACAGCTGTCTTAACGGGTTATGTTTTGAAGCTATTTCATAACAAATACACTTCTGGAGCGGTCAGAAGTGTCGGAGTTAACTATTCAGGCTTTGTAGACGAGTCCTTTGGTTTGATATCTCTCTTTGATGATGTTGACAAGTTAGAAAAAGAAGAAAGGCTCCAGACGGCCATTGACTCCATTCGGGAACAATTTGGTTTCACTTCCCTTTTAAGAGCAAATGCACTGGAAGAAGCCTCTAGGAGTCTTGCCAGAAGCAAGCTGATTGGGGGACATTCTGCTGGAGGATTAGATGGATTAAAATGA
- a CDS encoding DUF5960 family protein, which translates to MTRKELYENKLQMDYFSDNYIHFEEDFQKYSAMNVPLTFLIDDILRTMAMNQKNYFVLNKENAKDGREHSFYFRVVTEKACPRNRTYTYSGVKNSSQ; encoded by the coding sequence ATGACTAGAAAAGAGCTGTATGAAAACAAACTGCAGATGGATTATTTTTCAGATAACTATATTCATTTTGAAGAGGATTTTCAAAAATACTCTGCCATGAACGTACCCTTGACTTTCTTGATTGATGACATTCTACGAACCATGGCGATGAATCAGAAAAACTACTTTGTCTTAAACAAGGAAAATGCCAAGGATGGGCGGGAGCATAGCTTTTATTTTAGGGTGGTAACGGAAAAAGCGTGTCCTAGAAATAGGACCTATACATATTCAGGAGTCAAGAATAGCAGTCAGTAG
- a CDS encoding glutathione peroxidase encodes MTSLYDFSVLNQDNQETPLETYRGKVLLVVNTATGCGLTPQYQGLQELYDRYQEQGFEILDFPCNQFMGQAPGSAEEINTFCSLHYQTTFPRFAKIKVNGKEADPLYVWLKEQKSGPLGKRVEWNFAKFLIGRDGQVFERFSSKTAPKQIEEAIQNLL; translated from the coding sequence ATGACTTCACTATACGATTTTTCAGTCTTGAACCAAGACAATCAAGAAACTCCACTAGAGACCTATCGTGGTAAGGTTCTCTTGGTTGTCAACACTGCTACTGGATGTGGTTTAACGCCCCAGTACCAAGGACTTCAAGAACTCTATGATCGCTATCAAGAACAAGGTTTTGAGATTTTAGACTTCCCTTGCAATCAGTTTATGGGACAAGCACCAGGCAGCGCAGAGGAAATCAACACCTTCTGTAGCCTACATTATCAGACCACCTTCCCACGTTTTGCCAAGATAAAGGTCAACGGTAAGGAAGCAGATCCTCTCTATGTTTGGTTGAAAGAACAAAAATCTGGCCCACTGGGAAAACGAGTCGAATGGAATTTCGCTAAGTTTCTTATCGGTCGTGATGGTCAGGTCTTTGAACGCTTCTCTTCAAAAACAGCCCCAAAACAAATTGAAGAGGCGATACAAAACCTACTATAA
- a CDS encoding DUF3278 domain-containing protein — MKKEDLTTRLLRNFFHIQGPFDECRQEVIYKACARSMIQIFYSSFILFLFYILFGNFIEIVRNVMPYIYFGLILFMSIKAQKAVQELHLEKDDKSEIILKTYSKAQIKFRSWIVFIGIQIGFFTLLIFHKVFVQQMSLSDFVKLLMQFDKSIPFLMYSLIIGSIFGTLTYGFLSLQEEKTPKNTKQKEKSKQ, encoded by the coding sequence ATGAAAAAAGAAGACTTAACCACTCGCCTACTTCGAAATTTCTTTCATATACAAGGGCCTTTTGATGAATGCCGTCAAGAGGTTATCTACAAGGCTTGCGCCCGTTCCATGATCCAAATCTTTTACTCTTCCTTCATTCTCTTCCTATTCTATATTTTGTTCGGAAACTTTATAGAAATTGTTCGAAATGTTATGCCCTACATCTATTTTGGACTCATTTTGTTCATGAGTATAAAAGCTCAAAAAGCCGTCCAAGAGCTTCATCTTGAAAAGGATGACAAATCAGAAATCATCCTCAAAACCTACAGCAAAGCCCAAATCAAATTCCGAAGCTGGATTGTGTTTATCGGTATTCAGATTGGCTTCTTTACCTTACTCATCTTTCATAAAGTCTTCGTTCAGCAGATGTCCCTTTCAGATTTTGTGAAGTTGCTCATGCAATTCGATAAAAGTATTCCTTTCCTGATGTATAGCCTGATTATCGGTAGTATTTTCGGAACCCTGACCTACGGATTTCTATCACTACAGGAGGAGAAAACTCCTAAAAATACCAAACAGAAGGAGAAAAGCAAGCAATGA
- a CDS encoding DUF3278 domain-containing protein, which yields MKKETFTEKLIKRTYGISDPLDEYKRREADRIGNQVFIFLFYLMIFGNLIPLLLAYKYPQEVALIYPALILVIALIAAGYVTYQMKKTGITAIDPDMLSEKESKQLHYPGLKAGLFFGLWMFFITPLLSILIGESPDYFNSLLTIRNGVSSILGSIFFGASIQFLISRRIAKTKKEQVED from the coding sequence ATGAAAAAAGAAACCTTCACTGAAAAACTCATCAAACGCACATACGGTATTTCTGATCCACTTGACGAATACAAACGACGCGAGGCTGATCGTATCGGCAATCAAGTCTTTATCTTCCTCTTTTATCTGATGATTTTCGGAAATCTTATTCCACTCCTTCTGGCCTATAAATACCCTCAAGAAGTGGCTCTAATCTATCCTGCTCTGATTTTAGTGATTGCCCTCATCGCTGCCGGCTATGTCACCTACCAAATGAAAAAAACAGGGATTACAGCTATTGATCCAGATATGCTGAGTGAGAAAGAAAGTAAGCAATTACATTACCCAGGTCTTAAAGCAGGTTTGTTCTTTGGTCTATGGATGTTTTTTATAACTCCTCTTCTCAGTATACTCATAGGTGAAAGTCCGGACTATTTTAATTCTCTTCTCACTATAAGAAATGGTGTATCAAGCATTCTCGGTTCTATCTTCTTCGGAGCAAGCATACAGTTCCTCATTTCCCGTCGCATTGCAAAAACTAAAAAAGAGCAAGTTGAGGATTAG
- a CDS encoding helix-turn-helix transcriptional regulator, which translates to MNRVKEFRKELGISQLELAKDIGVSRQTINMIENDKYNPTLELCLNLARSLQTDLNSLFWEDNF; encoded by the coding sequence ATGAATCGTGTGAAAGAATTTCGCAAGGAACTGGGCATTTCCCAGCTCGAGCTAGCCAAGGATATCGGTGTCTCGAGACAGACCATCAATATGATTGAAAACGACAAGTACAATCCAACCCTGGAACTCTGTCTCAATCTCGCCCGCAGCCTCCAAACTGACCTCAATAGTCTCTTTTGGGAGGATAATTTTTAA
- a CDS encoding IS30 family transposase: MTKHKHLTLSDRNDIQLGLERGETFKAIGQSILKDPTTVSKEVKRNRQVRESTCDNLPCPLLDKAPFVCNGCPKRRQNCGFKKIFYLAKQAQKQYEQTLVEAREGTPLNSKAFWDMDKVISDGVKKGQHIYHILKTHNLDVSSSTVYRHIRKGYLSIAHIDLARAVKFKERRKRKLPSIPKEAKKGRSYEDFQNYLVLNQLDSWLEMDTVLGRMGGKVLLTFNLSFCNFIFARLLDNKTALEVTKHLYTIKNTLHEADKDFFQLFPVILTDNGGEFARVDDIEMDVRGESKLFFCDPNRSDQKGRIEKNHTLIRDILPKGTAFDNLTQEDINLVCSHVNSVKRAALNGKSAYELFAFTYGEEIPKLLGISKIPAEDVCQSSKLLQHKF; the protein is encoded by the coding sequence ATGACAAAACATAAACACCTTACCCTTTCAGACCGTAATGATATCCAATTAGGCTTAGAGCGCGGTGAAACCTTCAAAGCTATCGGACAATCCATTCTAAAAGACCCAACTACTGTTTCCAAAGAAGTCAAACGAAACAGACAAGTCCGAGAGTCTACATGCGATAACCTTCCTTGCCCTTTACTCGATAAGGCTCCCTTTGTCTGTAATGGATGCCCTAAAAGAAGACAAAATTGTGGATTTAAAAAAATCTTCTACCTTGCTAAACAAGCTCAAAAACAGTACGAACAAACTCTTGTCGAAGCTCGTGAAGGAACTCCCCTTAATTCCAAGGCCTTCTGGGACATGGACAAAGTCATTTCTGATGGTGTTAAAAAGGGACAACACATCTATCATATCCTCAAAACTCATAACCTTGATGTCAGTTCCTCAACCGTCTATCGACACATCCGAAAAGGATACCTATCTATCGCTCATATTGACCTAGCCAGAGCCGTTAAATTCAAAGAAAGACGGAAAAGGAAACTACCTTCCATCCCTAAAGAAGCTAAAAAAGGCCGTTCCTATGAGGATTTCCAAAACTATTTAGTCCTTAATCAACTAGACTCTTGGCTGGAAATGGACACAGTTCTGGGGAGGATGGGAGGTAAAGTCCTACTTACCTTCAACCTGTCTTTCTGTAACTTTATCTTCGCTAGGCTTCTGGATAATAAAACTGCCCTTGAGGTTACCAAACACCTCTATACCATCAAGAACACTCTTCATGAAGCTGATAAAGATTTCTTCCAACTCTTTCCTGTCATTCTTACCGATAATGGTGGAGAGTTTGCCAGGGTTGATGATATCGAAATGGATGTGCGAGGAGAGAGTAAACTCTTCTTTTGTGACCCTAATCGCTCTGACCAGAAAGGGAGAATTGAGAAAAACCACACACTGATTCGAGACATTCTACCTAAGGGAACTGCTTTTGACAACTTAACTCAAGAGGACATCAATCTCGTCTGCTCTCATGTCAACAGTGTCAAACGTGCTGCTTTGAATGGAAAGTCAGCCTATGAGCTCTTTGCCTTTACCTATGGAGAAGAGATTCCTAAGCTTCTAGGTATTTCTAAAATACCTGCAGAAGACGTCTGTCAGTCTTCGAAATTACTCCAACATAAGTTCTAA
- the rsmH gene encoding 16S rRNA (cytosine(1402)-N(4))-methyltransferase RsmH, with amino-acid sequence MTKEFHHVTVLLHETIDMLDVKPDGIYVDATLGGAGHSEYLLSKLSEKGHLYAFDQDQNAINNAQKRLAPYIEKGMVTFIKDNFRHLQARLREAGVQEIDGICYDLGVSSPQLDQRERGFSYKKDAPLDMRMNQEASLTAYEVVNHYDYHDLVRIFFKYGEDKFSKQIARKIEQAREVKPIETTTELAEIIKSAKPAKELKKKGHPAKQIFQAIRIEVNDELGAADESIQQAMDMLALDGRISVITFHSLEDRLTKQLFKEASTVEVPKGLPFIPDDLKPKMELVSRKPILPSAEELEANNRSHSAKLRVARKIHK; translated from the coding sequence ATGACAAAAGAATTTCATCATGTAACGGTCTTACTCCACGAAACGATTGATATGCTCGACGTAAAGCCTGACGGTATCTACGTTGATGCGACTTTGGGTGGAGCGGGCCATAGCGAATATTTATTAAGTAAATTAAGTGAAAAAGGCCATCTCTATGCCTTTGACCAGGACCAGAATGCCATTAACAATGCGCAAAAACGTTTGGCACCCTATATCGAAAAAGGGATGGTGACTTTTATAAAGGATAACTTCCGTCATTTACAGGCACGTTTGCGCGAAGCTGGTGTTCAGGAAATTGATGGAATTTGTTATGATTTGGGAGTGTCTAGTCCTCAATTGGATCAGCGTGAACGTGGTTTTTCTTATAAAAAGGATGCGCCCCTGGACATGCGGATGAATCAGGAAGCTAGTCTGACAGCCTATGAAGTGGTGAACCACTATGACTATCATGACTTGGTTCGTATTTTCTTCAAGTATGGTGAGGATAAATTCTCTAAACAGATTGCGCGTAAGATCGAACAAGCACGGGAAGTCAAGCCAATCGAGACAACGACTGAGTTAGCAGAAATTATCAAGTCGGCTAAACCTGCCAAGGAGCTCAAGAAGAAGGGTCATCCTGCCAAGCAGATTTTCCAGGCTATTCGAATTGAAGTCAATGATGAACTGGGAGCGGCAGATGAGTCCATCCAGCAGGCTATGGATATGTTGGCTCTAGATGGTAGAATTTCAGTGATTACCTTTCATTCCTTAGAAGACCGCTTGACCAAGCAATTGTTCAAGGAAGCTTCAACGGTTGAAGTTCCCAAAGGTTTGCCTTTCATCCCAGATGATCTCAAGCCCAAGATGGAATTGGTATCCCGTAAGCCAATCTTGCCAAGTGCAGAAGAATTAGAAGCCAATAACCGCTCGCACTCTGCCAAGTTGCGCGTGGCCAGAAAAATTCACAAGTAA